One stretch of Sinomonas terrae DNA includes these proteins:
- a CDS encoding NUDIX hydrolase, with protein sequence MPPIVVSAVCVFSSDGRLLTVRKRGTSRFMHPGGKPEPGETAAQAASRELAEEVGILVAADELEPMGFWVAGAANEAGMDIEATVFTAPGTHDPAEIHASAEIAELRWLDLGGELPEDLAPLLTDHVLPALRNVA encoded by the coding sequence GTGCCTCCGATCGTCGTTTCCGCCGTCTGCGTCTTCTCCTCCGATGGTCGCCTTTTGACCGTCCGGAAGCGCGGGACGAGCCGCTTCATGCACCCCGGCGGGAAGCCGGAACCGGGCGAGACCGCGGCGCAGGCCGCGAGCCGCGAGCTCGCCGAAGAGGTCGGGATCCTCGTGGCTGCTGATGAGCTCGAGCCGATGGGGTTCTGGGTTGCCGGGGCCGCGAACGAAGCCGGTATGGACATCGAGGCGACCGTCTTCACCGCTCCGGGGACCCACGATCCTGCCGAGATCCACGCTTCAGCCGAGATCGCCGAGCTCCGCTGGCTCGACCTCGGTGGGGAGCTGCCGGAAGACCTCGCGCCGCTCCTGACCGACCACGTGCTCCCGGCCCTCAGGAATGTCGCGTGA
- a CDS encoding ABC transporter ATP-binding protein — MSMDRAAWSYMHAMGKAKDGANPFTKVTLKRVLGFARPYRLRILVFVIVSILDAVVSVATPVLAGQVVDAIVARSGLGPVVFLAALIGVLAIADAGFSLLSRWMSSLIGEGVILDLRRAVFDHVQKMPIAFFMRTRTGALVSRLNNDVIGAQSAFAGTLSGVVSNSVSLILTIAVMVQKSWLVTLLSLLLLPLFLLPARRMGAKIADMRREAAAYNAAMGNQMTERFSAPGATLIKLFGRPDEESAEFAAKAKRVRDIGVRSTVLAFAFITSLTLVSSLALALVYGVGGWLAVSGQMAAGDVVVLALLLTKLYAPITSLSNARVDVMSALVSFERVFEVLDLVPLIREKDSARPLPEGPVSVEFDDVRFSYPSAEKVSLASLEEVAVLDTRGGEQVLHGLSFAVEPGQTVALVGSSGAGKSTTAQLIARLYDVDSGAVRIGGVDVRDTTFDSLRGTVGMVTQDGHLFHESIATNLRLAAPVATDDELWDALRRARLDGMVRSLPDGLETVVGERGYRLSGGERQRLTIARLLLAQPRVVILDEATASLDSTNEAAVQAALTEALEGRTALVIAHRLSTIRAADQILVVEEGRIVERGTHADLLAARGRYAELYNTQFAQAVAVAEDAGVDLAG; from the coding sequence TCCCTTCACCAAGGTCACCCTCAAGCGGGTCCTGGGCTTCGCCCGGCCCTACCGCCTGCGGATCCTGGTCTTCGTCATCGTCTCGATCCTCGACGCGGTGGTCTCCGTGGCCACACCGGTCCTCGCGGGCCAAGTCGTGGACGCGATCGTGGCCCGCTCGGGCCTGGGTCCCGTGGTCTTCCTTGCGGCGCTCATCGGCGTCCTCGCGATAGCGGACGCTGGCTTCAGCCTCCTCTCGCGGTGGATGTCCTCGCTCATCGGCGAGGGGGTGATCCTCGATCTGCGCCGCGCCGTCTTCGACCACGTGCAGAAGATGCCGATCGCCTTCTTCATGCGCACGCGCACCGGTGCCCTCGTGAGCCGGCTCAACAACGACGTCATCGGCGCGCAGTCGGCCTTCGCCGGCACACTGAGCGGCGTGGTGAGCAACAGCGTCTCGCTCATCCTGACCATCGCGGTCATGGTGCAGAAGTCGTGGCTCGTGACGCTCCTCTCGCTCCTCCTCTTGCCGTTGTTCCTGCTGCCCGCGCGGCGCATGGGCGCGAAGATCGCCGACATGCGCCGCGAGGCGGCCGCGTACAACGCCGCGATGGGCAACCAGATGACCGAGCGCTTCTCGGCGCCCGGCGCAACGCTCATCAAGCTGTTCGGCCGGCCCGACGAGGAATCCGCCGAGTTCGCCGCAAAGGCAAAGCGCGTGCGGGATATCGGCGTCCGGAGCACGGTCCTCGCGTTCGCCTTCATCACGTCGCTCACGCTGGTCTCCTCGCTGGCCCTAGCCCTCGTCTACGGGGTGGGCGGCTGGCTCGCGGTGAGCGGGCAGATGGCGGCGGGCGACGTCGTCGTGCTCGCCCTGCTGCTCACGAAGCTGTACGCACCCATCACGTCACTGTCCAACGCCCGCGTGGACGTCATGAGCGCGCTCGTGAGCTTCGAGCGCGTCTTCGAGGTGCTCGACCTCGTCCCGCTCATCCGCGAGAAGGATTCGGCGCGGCCGCTCCCGGAAGGGCCGGTCTCGGTCGAGTTCGACGACGTGCGGTTCTCCTACCCCTCGGCGGAAAAGGTCTCGCTCGCCTCGCTCGAAGAGGTCGCCGTGCTCGACACGCGGGGAGGCGAGCAAGTCCTCCACGGGCTCTCGTTCGCGGTCGAGCCGGGCCAGACGGTCGCGCTCGTCGGGTCGTCGGGGGCCGGGAAGTCGACGACGGCGCAGCTCATCGCGCGCCTGTACGACGTCGACTCGGGGGCCGTGCGGATCGGCGGGGTCGACGTGCGGGACACCACGTTCGATTCGCTCCGCGGCACGGTCGGGATGGTGACCCAAGACGGCCACCTCTTCCACGAATCCATCGCGACCAACCTGCGCCTCGCCGCCCCGGTCGCGACCGACGACGAACTGTGGGACGCGCTGCGGCGCGCGAGGCTCGACGGAATGGTCCGTTCGTTGCCGGACGGCCTCGAGACGGTCGTGGGGGAGCGCGGCTACCGGCTCTCCGGCGGCGAGCGCCAGCGGCTCACGATCGCCCGGCTGCTGCTCGCGCAGCCGCGCGTCGTCATCCTCGACGAGGCGACGGCCTCGCTCGACTCCACGAACGAGGCGGCCGTTCAGGCCGCCCTCACGGAGGCCCTTGAGGGCCGTACGGCGCTCGTCATCGCCCACCGCCTCTCGACCATCCGGGCGGCCGACCAGATCCTCGTCGTCGAGGAGGGCCGGATCGTGGAGCGCGGGACCCACGCCGACCTGCTCGCGGCCAGGGGCCGCTACGCCGAGCTGTACAACACGCAGTTCGCCCAGGCGGTCGCGGTTGCCGAGGACGCCGGGGTGGACCTCGCGGGTTAG
- a CDS encoding inositol monophosphatase family protein encodes MTEDLALDPALDDAALAAALVRNAGSLALRMRTEGLSAERKTSVSDIVTAADKAAEAYVVDQLVRCRPDDGVFGEEGASIASSSGRTWVIDPVDGTFNFFSGSRYWCSAIALRGEAATTECDPDVDLGAIFQPQEDKLWVGGADVPATLNGEPLAGPADLPLAMLGTATSIQPRWLEQPLSAMPWHNAAIKAASIRILGSGSCDLARVAQGEIGAWFQHSCPQWDWLPGKAILGAAGGSTGTVVVNGLTWFVAGGPTAVGEILAALAEVQFA; translated from the coding sequence CTGACCGAAGATCTGGCCCTCGATCCTGCCCTCGACGACGCCGCGCTCGCGGCCGCCCTCGTCCGCAATGCCGGCAGTCTTGCCCTGCGAATGCGCACGGAGGGGCTCTCGGCCGAACGCAAGACCTCGGTTTCGGACATCGTCACCGCCGCGGACAAGGCCGCGGAGGCCTACGTCGTCGACCAGCTGGTGCGATGCCGTCCCGACGACGGTGTGTTCGGGGAGGAAGGAGCTTCGATCGCCTCGTCCTCCGGCCGCACGTGGGTGATCGACCCCGTCGACGGAACGTTCAACTTCTTCTCGGGCTCCCGTTACTGGTGCTCGGCGATCGCACTCCGGGGCGAGGCCGCGACGACCGAGTGCGACCCCGACGTCGACCTCGGCGCGATCTTCCAGCCTCAGGAGGACAAGCTCTGGGTCGGGGGAGCGGACGTGCCGGCGACGCTGAACGGGGAGCCCCTCGCCGGGCCCGCTGACCTGCCGCTGGCCATGCTCGGCACCGCGACCTCGATCCAGCCTCGCTGGCTCGAGCAGCCGCTCTCTGCCATGCCGTGGCACAACGCGGCCATCAAGGCCGCCTCGATCCGCATCCTCGGCTCCGGGTCGTGCGACCTCGCGCGTGTTGCCCAGGGCGAGATCGGCGCCTGGTTCCAGCACTCATGTCCCCAGTGGGACTGGCTGCCGGGGAAGGCGATCCTCGGCGCGGCAGGCGGGAGCACGGGCACCGTCGTCGTCAACGGGCTCACATGGTTCGTCGCGGGCGGCCCTACGGCGGTCGGCGAGATCCTCGCCGCCCTCGCCGAGGTGCAATTCGCCTGA
- a CDS encoding DUF998 domain-containing protein, producing MRSRETFPAPADVRHYLGAWSAVSVVQFFVAEAVVALRWAGPTPYSRSANFISDLGALRCGLHSGREVCSPLNWLMNGSFVLQGLGMLLAAALITSTVLGVAARPTEPSPRGLTATTAARILLAAAGAGLVVVGLVPEDSIDALHLIGAGFYFGGASLALVILGAQWLAHTAAGWAVLGLGVLSLVSTVIGATTRLQVPEPGLLERFMAYPITFGIALMGAVIFAGAQRQQAEIRRLRAARPSSPAS from the coding sequence ATGCGATCCCGCGAGACCTTCCCCGCTCCGGCGGACGTACGGCACTATCTGGGCGCGTGGTCCGCCGTGAGCGTCGTGCAGTTCTTCGTGGCCGAGGCAGTCGTCGCGCTCCGCTGGGCGGGCCCGACGCCGTACAGCCGGTCCGCGAACTTCATCAGCGACCTCGGTGCGCTACGCTGCGGGCTCCACTCGGGGAGGGAAGTCTGCTCGCCGTTGAACTGGCTCATGAACGGCTCGTTCGTGCTGCAAGGGCTTGGCATGCTCTTGGCAGCCGCCCTCATCACCTCGACCGTCCTCGGCGTTGCTGCCCGCCCCACCGAGCCTTCGCCGAGGGGGCTCACGGCGACCACGGCGGCCCGCATTCTGCTCGCCGCGGCGGGCGCCGGGCTCGTCGTCGTCGGCCTCGTCCCGGAGGATTCGATCGACGCGCTGCACCTGATCGGCGCCGGGTTCTACTTCGGGGGTGCCTCGCTGGCGCTCGTCATCCTCGGGGCGCAATGGCTCGCCCACACGGCCGCAGGGTGGGCGGTCCTCGGCCTCGGCGTGCTCTCGCTCGTCTCGACCGTGATCGGTGCCACGACCCGCCTCCAGGTACCCGAACCGGGCCTGCTCGAGCGCTTCATGGCCTATCCGATCACGTTCGGCATCGCGCTGATGGGTGCCGTCATCTTCGCTGGTGCGCAGCGCCAGCAGGCCGAGATCAGGCGTCTGCGGGCTGCTCGTCCTTCTTCTCCCGCCAGCTGA
- a CDS encoding DUF6314 family protein, with the protein MSYSVPDLRSYLSGIWAVERRMLDRSTGTTGTFMGSTVFAPGPASADDGALLQSEHGTVRWGDHEGPAAREYVWRPTDAAATMDVFFPDGRFFHRVSLSADSSGLRAQHWCDPDDYRVSYTVLGPDQFRYVWDVRGPAKDLLLTSTLTRHS; encoded by the coding sequence TTGTCGTATTCAGTGCCGGATCTGCGCTCCTATCTGAGCGGCATCTGGGCGGTCGAGCGCAGGATGCTCGATCGCTCCACGGGCACCACCGGCACCTTCATGGGAAGCACGGTCTTCGCCCCCGGCCCAGCGTCAGCGGACGACGGCGCCCTGCTCCAGAGCGAGCACGGAACCGTCCGCTGGGGGGACCACGAGGGGCCCGCGGCGCGCGAGTACGTGTGGCGGCCGACCGATGCGGCCGCCACGATGGACGTCTTCTTCCCCGACGGGCGGTTCTTCCACCGTGTATCGCTCTCCGCGGACTCGTCCGGCCTGCGCGCCCAGCACTGGTGCGACCCGGACGACTACCGCGTCTCCTACACCGTCCTCGGCCCCGACCAGTTCCGCTACGTGTGGGACGTCAGGGGCCCCGCGAAGGACCTCCTCCTGACGAGCACCCTCACGCGACATTCCTGA